The following are encoded together in the Micromonospora lupini genome:
- a CDS encoding phytoene/squalene synthase family protein has translation MDTDLTAAYDRCRELHKRHGRTYYLATRLLPAWKRRHVHALYGFTRYADEIVDRTEDLPPAERAALLDDWASRFVAGLRGAPVDDPLLPAVLHTIAVFDLDRDDFASFLKSMAMDLTVTSYATYDHLLDYMEGSAAVIGTMMLPILGSSDPVAAREPARQLGFAFQLTNFIRDVAEDLDRGRTYLPDEDLAKFGVTRDDLAEASARGRGTPRTRELIEYEVTRAQAHYAAAAPGITMLAPASQACMRTAYALYGGILDEVAAQDYDVFTRRALVPQRRRMAVAARALLTSTGTPVTIPGPTVQPAAR, from the coding sequence GTGGACACGGATCTCACCGCTGCCTATGACCGGTGTCGTGAGCTGCACAAACGTCACGGTCGTACCTACTATCTCGCCACCCGGTTGCTCCCCGCGTGGAAACGACGACATGTGCACGCCCTGTATGGATTCACGCGGTACGCCGACGAGATCGTCGACCGCACCGAGGACCTGCCGCCGGCCGAGCGGGCGGCCCTGCTCGACGACTGGGCCAGCAGGTTCGTGGCCGGCCTGCGCGGCGCGCCTGTCGACGACCCGCTGCTGCCGGCGGTGTTGCACACGATTGCCGTCTTCGATCTCGACCGGGACGACTTTGCGTCGTTTCTGAAGAGCATGGCGATGGACCTGACCGTCACCTCGTACGCGACCTACGACCACCTGCTCGACTACATGGAGGGCTCGGCGGCGGTCATCGGCACCATGATGCTGCCGATCCTGGGCAGCAGCGATCCCGTGGCGGCCCGGGAGCCGGCCCGGCAGCTCGGCTTCGCCTTCCAGCTCACCAACTTCATCCGCGACGTCGCCGAGGACCTCGACCGGGGTCGCACCTACCTGCCCGACGAGGACCTGGCGAAGTTCGGCGTCACCCGTGACGACCTGGCCGAGGCCAGCGCCCGCGGGCGCGGTACGCCCCGGACACGCGAGCTGATCGAGTACGAGGTGACCCGGGCCCAGGCGCACTATGCCGCCGCCGCGCCCGGCATCACCATGCTCGCGCCGGCGTCGCAGGCGTGCATGCGCACCGCGTACGCGCTCTACGGCGGCATCCTCGACGAGGTGGCCGCGCAGGACTACGACGTCTTCACCCGCCGGGCCCTGGTGCCGCAGCGGCGGCGGATGGCGGTGGCCGCCCGCGCTCTGCTCACCTCGACAGGTACCCCGGTCACGATCCCCGGGCCGACGGTCCAGCCGGCGGCCCGGTGA
- a CDS encoding cryptochrome/photolyase family protein produces MTAGTAIVLFTRDLRVHDHPALATTCAAFDRVVPLYVLDPALAGLSANRTRFLHQALADLRDALRERGGDLVVRRGDPVAETIRLAGEVGATAVALSADVSHYARGRERRLRAECERHRLRLRLFPGLTVVEPGALRPGGGGDHYRVFSPYHRAWTAARWRDELAAPRRITLPDGVRVGRVPTPPAGESPDAATGGERIARQRLSDWLPELGRYDEQHDDMAGDDTSRLSPYLRFGCVSPLSVANRAGDRSGPFVRQVCWRDFYYQVTAAFPEISTAAYRRGVTEQWRYDDDALVAWAEGRTGMPIVDAGMRQMRAQGWQHNRARLITAGYLTKHLGQDWRAGVAVFFRWLLDGDVANNSGNWQWVAGTGNDTKPYRGFNPVRQAERYDPAGDYVRRWVPELSAVPGKAIHQPWKLPEDVRHTLDYPPPLSVPGTDPVWLR; encoded by the coding sequence GTGACAGCGGGCACCGCGATCGTGCTCTTCACCCGCGACCTGCGGGTGCACGACCACCCGGCGCTGGCCACCACCTGCGCGGCGTTCGACAGGGTGGTGCCGCTGTACGTGCTCGACCCGGCGCTGGCCGGCCTCTCGGCCAATCGCACCCGGTTCCTGCACCAGGCGCTCGCCGACCTGCGCGACGCGCTGCGCGAGCGCGGCGGTGACCTGGTGGTGCGGCGCGGCGACCCGGTGGCCGAGACGATCCGGTTGGCCGGCGAGGTCGGCGCGACAGCCGTGGCGCTCTCCGCCGACGTCAGCCACTACGCCCGTGGGCGCGAGCGGCGGCTGCGCGCCGAGTGCGAGCGGCACCGGCTGCGCCTGCGGCTCTTTCCGGGGCTGACCGTTGTCGAGCCGGGCGCGCTGCGCCCCGGCGGCGGAGGCGACCACTACCGGGTGTTCAGCCCGTACCACCGGGCGTGGACGGCCGCGCGGTGGCGCGACGAGCTGGCCGCGCCCCGCCGGATCACGCTGCCCGACGGGGTACGCGTGGGTCGGGTGCCGACGCCGCCGGCCGGGGAGTCACCGGACGCGGCCACCGGTGGCGAGCGGATCGCCCGCCAGCGGCTCAGCGACTGGCTGCCCGAGCTGGGCAGGTATGACGAGCAGCACGACGACATGGCCGGCGACGACACCTCACGGCTCAGCCCGTACCTGCGCTTCGGCTGCGTGTCCCCGCTGTCGGTGGCCAACCGCGCCGGCGACCGGTCCGGACCGTTCGTGCGGCAGGTCTGCTGGCGCGACTTCTACTACCAGGTCACCGCCGCGTTCCCGGAGATCTCGACGGCCGCCTACCGGCGGGGCGTCACCGAGCAGTGGCGTTACGACGACGATGCCCTGGTGGCCTGGGCCGAGGGGCGGACCGGGATGCCGATCGTGGACGCCGGGATGCGGCAGATGCGGGCGCAGGGCTGGCAGCACAACCGGGCGCGGCTGATCACCGCCGGCTACCTGACCAAGCACCTGGGTCAGGACTGGCGGGCCGGGGTGGCTGTCTTCTTCCGCTGGCTGCTCGACGGGGACGTGGCAAACAACTCCGGCAACTGGCAGTGGGTCGCCGGCACCGGCAACGACACCAAGCCGTACCGGGGGTTCAACCCGGTACGGCAGGCCGAGCGGTACGACCCGGCCGGCGACTACGTGCGCCGCTGGGTGCCGGAGCTGTCGGCGGTGCCGGGCAAGGCGATCCACCAGCCGTGGAAGCTGCCCGAGGATGTCCGCCACACGCTTGACTATCCGCCGCCGCTCTCCGTGCCCGGCACCGACCCGGTCTGGCTGCGCTGA